The proteins below are encoded in one region of Berryella intestinalis:
- the glpK gene encoding glycerol kinase GlpK — MANYVVALDEGTTSARAMLVDARGRICGVAQNAFAQHYPRPGWVEHNPRDILSAQLGALTELLVSRGLGAADIDSIGITNQRETTVVWDRETGEPVYNAIVWQCRRTAQIVDVICGDPVVAREVRAKTGLIPDAYFSASKIKWILDNVEGARERAEAGRLAFGTIDSWLIWTLTNGAVHATDVTNASRTMLFDIHSMSWDPWLCDLFGVPMSMLPEVKPSASVFGKTAKDGVVSGVPICGVAGDQQSALFGQCCFETGQAKNTYGTGCFLLMHTGCEACSSTHGLVTSVAASAPGVAAPEYVLEGSVFVGGALIQWLCDELGLIESSADAEAVARSVEGTDGVVVVPAFTGLGAPYWDADARGAIFGLTRGTKAAHIVRAGVEALAYQVYDLVDAMQADSGIQLRTLNVDGGAASNDFLLQFQSDILRTPLRRPQNTETTVLGAAYLAGLTTGFWASPGQLHDLRRADSVFMPDMDDRTQASLLARWHRAVERTMTVAPRER, encoded by the coding sequence ATGGCTAACTACGTAGTGGCGCTCGACGAGGGGACCACGTCGGCCCGCGCGATGCTGGTGGATGCCCGGGGGCGCATATGCGGGGTGGCCCAGAACGCCTTCGCCCAGCACTACCCGCGGCCCGGATGGGTCGAGCACAACCCCCGCGACATCCTGTCCGCGCAGCTGGGAGCCTTGACGGAGCTTCTGGTTTCCCGCGGTTTGGGGGCGGCCGACATCGACAGCATCGGCATCACGAACCAGCGCGAGACCACGGTGGTATGGGACCGCGAAACGGGCGAGCCCGTGTACAACGCGATCGTGTGGCAGTGTCGGCGAACGGCACAGATCGTCGATGTGATCTGCGGCGATCCGGTGGTTGCTCGGGAGGTGCGCGCGAAGACGGGGCTGATACCCGACGCGTACTTCTCGGCCAGCAAGATCAAGTGGATCCTCGACAACGTGGAGGGCGCGCGCGAGCGGGCCGAGGCGGGGCGCCTCGCGTTCGGCACCATCGACTCGTGGCTCATCTGGACGCTCACCAACGGCGCGGTCCATGCCACCGACGTCACGAACGCCAGCAGGACCATGCTGTTCGACATCCATTCCATGAGCTGGGATCCGTGGCTGTGCGACCTGTTCGGGGTCCCGATGTCGATGCTTCCCGAGGTGAAGCCCTCGGCCAGCGTGTTCGGGAAGACCGCCAAAGACGGCGTGGTGTCCGGCGTTCCCATCTGCGGGGTGGCGGGCGACCAGCAGTCGGCCCTGTTCGGGCAGTGCTGCTTCGAGACGGGGCAGGCGAAGAACACCTACGGAACCGGCTGCTTTCTGCTCATGCACACCGGATGCGAGGCGTGCTCGTCGACGCACGGCCTGGTCACATCGGTTGCGGCGAGCGCTCCCGGGGTGGCCGCGCCCGAATACGTGCTGGAGGGCAGCGTGTTTGTGGGCGGGGCCCTCATCCAATGGCTGTGCGACGAGCTGGGGCTCATCGAATCGTCGGCGGACGCCGAGGCGGTGGCGCGCAGCGTCGAGGGGACCGACGGCGTGGTCGTGGTGCCGGCGTTCACGGGCTTGGGCGCCCCGTACTGGGACGCCGATGCGCGCGGGGCCATCTTCGGGCTGACGCGCGGGACGAAGGCCGCCCACATCGTGCGGGCTGGCGTGGAGGCCCTGGCCTATCAGGTGTACGACCTGGTAGACGCCATGCAGGCAGACTCGGGCATCCAGCTGCGCACGCTCAACGTCGACGGAGGGGCCGCCTCCAACGACTTCCTGCTGCAGTTCCAAAGCGACATCCTGCGCACCCCGCTGCGCCGCCCGCAAAACACCGAGACCACGGTTTTGGGCGCGGCCTACCTGGCAGGTCTGACCACGGGTTTCTGGGCGTCGCCCGGACAGCTGCACGACCTGCGCCGCGCCGACTCGGTGTTCATGCCCGACATGGACGACCGGACCCAGGCGTCGCTTCTGGCCCGCTGGCACCGCGCGGTCGAGCGCACGATGACGGTCGCCCCCCGCGAGCGCTAA
- a CDS encoding ATP-binding protein: MIRRVIHIDEEKCDGCGICVNACHEGAIGIVGGKAKLLRDDYCDGLGDCLPACPAHAITFVEREAAAYDEEAVRKNLEARNAAGHAAPAAQRETPTEKREASPMDASTHHHDHAGCPGARARSLAPAAEDAARTHTAHAPNVPSQLKNWPIQIKLAPAQAPYFDGANLLVAADCCAFSYGNFHAEFMRGKVTLIGCPKLDATDYSEKLAEIIRSNDVRSVTIARMEVPCCGGLEQMTKNALMASGKFIPWQVATFSLDGRLLD, translated from the coding sequence ATGATCAGACGGGTCATCCACATCGACGAAGAGAAATGCGACGGCTGCGGGATCTGCGTCAACGCATGCCACGAAGGGGCGATCGGCATCGTGGGCGGCAAGGCGAAGCTGTTGCGCGACGACTACTGCGACGGCCTAGGCGACTGCCTGCCCGCCTGCCCCGCGCACGCCATAACCTTCGTGGAACGCGAGGCTGCGGCCTACGACGAAGAGGCCGTCAGGAAGAATCTGGAGGCCCGCAACGCCGCTGGCCATGCAGCCCCCGCAGCACAGCGCGAAACCCCAACCGAGAAGAGAGAGGCATCGCCCATGGACGCATCGACCCATCATCACGACCACGCCGGATGCCCCGGGGCCCGCGCGCGATCCCTCGCACCCGCCGCAGAAGATGCCGCCCGCACCCACACGGCCCACGCCCCGAACGTACCCTCCCAGCTTAAGAACTGGCCGATCCAGATCAAGTTGGCGCCCGCCCAGGCGCCGTACTTCGACGGGGCCAACCTGCTCGTCGCCGCCGATTGCTGCGCGTTTTCCTACGGGAACTTCCACGCCGAGTTCATGCGCGGCAAGGTGACCCTGATCGGATGCCCGAAGCTGGACGCAACCGACTACAGCGAGAAGCTGGCCGAGATCATCCGCTCGAACGACGTGCGCAGCGTCACCATCGCGCGCATGGAGGTGCCCTGCTGCGGGGGCCTCGAGCAGATGACGAAAAACGCGCTGATGGCAAGCGGGAAGTTCATCCCCTGGCAGGTTGCCACCTTCTCGCTAGACGGACGCCTGCTCGATTAG
- a CDS encoding glutathione peroxidase, with translation MSVYDFEAKNPDGSTTSLGEYQGKVLLVVNTATGCGFTPQYEELEAMYKEFRDQGFEILDFPCNQFANQAPGDDEEIHQFCTLKFGTEFPQFSKIEVNGDNAHPLFVELAEAKPFQGFSGLKKLVLDKVSKSVEKEFGDKTYIRWNFTKFLIDREGNVVERFEPTDKMDEVRRRVSELL, from the coding sequence ATGAGCGTGTACGATTTCGAAGCAAAGAACCCCGACGGAAGCACGACCTCGCTTGGCGAGTACCAAGGCAAGGTTCTGCTGGTAGTGAACACGGCAACCGGATGCGGCTTCACCCCGCAGTACGAAGAGCTCGAGGCCATGTACAAGGAATTCCGCGACCAGGGCTTCGAGATCCTCGACTTCCCGTGCAACCAGTTCGCCAACCAGGCTCCCGGCGATGACGAGGAGATCCATCAGTTCTGCACGCTGAAGTTCGGAACCGAGTTCCCCCAGTTCTCCAAGATCGAGGTCAACGGCGACAACGCCCATCCGCTGTTCGTCGAGCTGGCCGAAGCCAAGCCCTTCCAGGGATTCAGCGGCTTGAAGAAGCTCGTGCTGGACAAGGTGTCCAAATCGGTCGAGAAAGAGTTCGGCGACAAGACCTACATCCGCTGGAACTTCACCAAGTTCCTCATCGACCGCGAGGGCAACGTGGTTGAGCGCTTCGAACCCACGGACAAGATGGACGAGGTCCGTCGCCGCGTGTCCGAACTGCTGTAA
- a CDS encoding NAD(P)/FAD-dependent oxidoreductase, whose protein sequence is MKTIVIIGGGAAGLAAAVSAGEYIRNNELDIEVALFEQDERVGRSILATGNGRCNVSNSRAEADAASAFYNGEFVARVLAGLRDRAGGSGEDGGAPTRFGASEPTDPVLRFFSDRGLAFREESDGRLYPAANKATSVLDVLRAAARRAGVVERCGCRVAAVEPPRALSGRFTLRMADGAFERADAVVIAVGGRALDSLSVEGARVLRTRPVLGPLKTDPTWTRELDNIRLRCKVSLFRPQRSTERRMIAPPAAGEVLFRKYGLSGIVVYDLSRFAWAGDTVELNMLGCDPSGALAYLLRRRGRLSRALRGGPITCDDMLRGLVLPQIGHVVLKRCGLAGESACSDDALGALSAMISAFPLEVQGMGDPAQCQVRRGGIDVASVSDIDLRMDGAEGLFCAGEALDVDGPCGGYNLHWAWASGLVAGRAAARFAEGEGA, encoded by the coding sequence ATGAAGACAATCGTGATCATAGGCGGCGGGGCAGCGGGGCTTGCAGCTGCTGTTTCCGCAGGTGAATACATCAGAAACAACGAGCTTGACATCGAAGTGGCGCTGTTCGAGCAAGACGAGCGCGTGGGCCGCTCCATCTTGGCGACGGGCAACGGGCGCTGCAACGTGTCGAACTCCCGCGCCGAAGCCGATGCGGCTTCGGCGTTCTACAACGGCGAGTTCGTCGCGCGCGTGCTCGCGGGCCTGCGGGATCGCGCCGGCGGATCGGGCGAGGACGGCGGCGCGCCCACCCGTTTCGGGGCGTCGGAGCCCACCGATCCCGTCCTTCGCTTCTTCTCCGATCGCGGCCTGGCGTTTCGGGAAGAGTCCGACGGACGCCTCTACCCGGCGGCGAACAAGGCGACCAGCGTGCTGGACGTGCTGCGCGCTGCCGCCCGCCGCGCCGGGGTGGTCGAGCGGTGCGGATGCCGGGTCGCCGCCGTCGAGCCGCCGCGTGCGCTGTCGGGGCGCTTCACGCTGCGCATGGCCGACGGCGCGTTCGAACGGGCCGATGCGGTAGTGATCGCGGTCGGGGGCCGCGCGTTGGACTCCCTGTCCGTCGAAGGGGCGAGGGTCCTGCGCACACGCCCGGTCCTAGGGCCGCTCAAAACCGATCCCACCTGGACCCGCGAGTTGGACAACATTCGCCTTCGCTGCAAGGTTTCCCTGTTCAGGCCCCAGCGTTCGACAGAGCGCCGCATGATCGCGCCGCCCGCTGCGGGCGAGGTGCTGTTCCGCAAGTACGGGTTGTCGGGGATCGTGGTGTACGACCTGTCCCGCTTCGCGTGGGCGGGCGATACCGTGGAGCTGAACATGCTGGGATGCGACCCGTCCGGGGCGCTTGCCTATCTGCTCCGCCGCCGCGGGCGCCTCTCCCGTGCGCTTAGGGGCGGTCCCATCACCTGCGACGATATGCTGCGGGGTTTGGTGCTTCCCCAGATCGGGCATGTCGTGCTGAAGCGCTGCGGGCTTGCGGGGGAATCGGCGTGCTCCGATGATGCGCTGGGTGCGCTCTCTGCGATGATCTCGGCGTTTCCCCTCGAAGTGCAGGGCATGGGCGATCCGGCCCAGTGCCAGGTGCGCCGCGGGGGCATCGACGTCGCGTCCGTATCCGATATCGACCTGCGCATGGACGGCGCCGAGGGCCTGTTCTGCGCGGGCGAGGCGCTGGACGTGGACGGGCCGTGCGGCGGGTACAACCTTCATTGGGCGTGGGCGTCGGGCCTGGTCGCAGGACGGGCGGCAGCCCGGTTCGCGGAAGGGGAGGGCGCATGA
- the rpiB gene encoding ribose 5-phosphate isomerase B — MKVSIAGDHAGFEGKELVKRHLAALGHEVIDRGPDNEDRVDYPDFAALVAQDVQSGRADRGVLVCGTGIGMAIAANKCAGIRAANVVSVEFAQLAREHNDANVIALSGRFVDTETNLAIVEAFLSTPFGGGRHTGRVEKIMALD, encoded by the coding sequence ATGAAGGTCAGCATCGCCGGCGACCATGCGGGATTTGAGGGAAAAGAGCTCGTGAAGCGGCATCTTGCCGCATTGGGCCACGAGGTGATCGATCGCGGCCCCGACAACGAGGACCGGGTGGACTACCCCGATTTCGCCGCGCTGGTCGCCCAGGACGTCCAGTCGGGGCGGGCCGACCGCGGCGTTTTGGTGTGCGGGACGGGCATCGGGATGGCCATCGCGGCGAACAAGTGCGCGGGTATCCGCGCCGCCAACGTGGTTTCAGTCGAGTTCGCCCAGCTGGCGCGCGAGCATAACGACGCCAACGTCATCGCGCTGTCGGGCCGTTTCGTCGATACCGAAACCAACCTCGCCATCGTCGAGGCGTTCCTCTCCACGCCCTTCGGCGGCGGCCGCCATACCGGCCGCGTCGAGAAGATCATGGCGCTGGACTAG
- a CDS encoding L-threonylcarbamoyladenylate synthase codes for MDIGSFPQAVRALHEGRAVIFPTDTVCGLGVAVAFSPSPRVLYDLKRRDEGKPVAWLVGSAEDLTRFGKDVPAFARAAAERFWPGALTLVVKASDEVPEAYRSAQGTIGLRMPAAATARALIEATESPLATTSANVSGAPDTPTLENVDAEVAAKAGAVLDDPSVDPCGRASTVVDCTGEAPVVLREGSIAESDLFAALFGEAVEPGGAKGRERGASEGRTGEGPASESLAFASHGGGCRVNALLWAPPSRPVRGVVHLVHGMAEYIERYEPLARFLVDRGFAVCGMDMLGHGRTAPSADERGHIPPDCGYRAILDDVHEVRRSVSQRFPEAPYFLYGHSMGSFIVRTYLAEHPEGVAGAVLSGTGNPPAALAAFGGAAARAIIAARGPAHRSALLDRLGVGGYSRSVKNARTPLDWISADEREVDAYLADPLCGFMFSAGGYAVLSQFVASAVSPETARRIPSDLPVLFVSGDEDPVGERGRGVRRAAALLADAGVRDVRVKLYAGARHEPHNDHVRARLFADVLDFLEERIDG; via the coding sequence ATGGATATCGGAAGCTTTCCCCAGGCGGTGAGGGCCCTGCACGAGGGTCGGGCCGTCATCTTCCCCACCGATACGGTATGCGGCCTGGGAGTGGCGGTGGCGTTCTCGCCCAGCCCCCGCGTCCTCTACGACCTGAAGCGCCGCGACGAGGGCAAGCCCGTCGCCTGGCTGGTCGGTTCCGCCGAAGACCTGACGCGTTTCGGGAAAGACGTGCCGGCGTTCGCGCGCGCGGCCGCCGAACGCTTCTGGCCCGGCGCCCTCACGCTGGTGGTGAAGGCGTCGGACGAGGTTCCCGAGGCGTATCGCAGCGCGCAGGGCACGATCGGCCTGCGCATGCCCGCCGCGGCGACGGCCCGCGCGCTGATCGAGGCTACCGAATCGCCGCTCGCCACCACGTCGGCGAACGTGTCGGGAGCCCCCGACACGCCGACGCTCGAGAACGTGGACGCCGAGGTGGCGGCGAAGGCGGGGGCCGTCTTGGACGATCCGTCGGTCGACCCGTGCGGGCGCGCCTCCACGGTCGTCGACTGCACGGGCGAGGCGCCTGTGGTGCTGCGCGAGGGTTCGATCGCAGAATCCGATCTGTTCGCAGCCTTATTCGGAGAAGCTGTCGAACCCGGCGGCGCGAAGGGACGGGAGCGCGGCGCCTCGGAGGGCCGCACGGGCGAGGGCCCGGCGTCCGAATCGTTGGCGTTCGCGTCGCATGGCGGCGGTTGCCGGGTGAACGCGCTTCTGTGGGCTCCGCCCTCCCGGCCGGTTCGCGGCGTGGTCCACCTTGTCCACGGCATGGCCGAATACATCGAGCGCTACGAGCCCCTCGCCAGGTTCCTGGTGGATCGGGGCTTCGCGGTGTGCGGCATGGACATGCTGGGGCACGGGCGCACGGCGCCGTCTGCCGACGAGAGGGGCCACATCCCGCCCGACTGCGGATACCGCGCCATCCTCGACGACGTGCACGAGGTGCGCCGTTCCGTTTCCCAGCGCTTCCCGGAGGCGCCCTACTTTCTGTACGGCCATTCCATGGGGAGCTTCATCGTCCGCACCTACCTGGCCGAACACCCCGAAGGCGTGGCGGGGGCGGTGCTGTCGGGCACGGGCAACCCCCCGGCGGCCCTCGCGGCCTTCGGCGGCGCGGCGGCGCGTGCGATCATCGCGGCCAGGGGCCCGGCGCATCGCAGCGCGCTGCTCGATCGCCTGGGCGTGGGGGGTTACAGCCGTTCGGTGAAAAACGCGCGCACGCCCCTCGACTGGATATCCGCCGACGAGCGCGAGGTCGATGCCTACCTGGCAGATCCTCTGTGCGGCTTCATGTTCTCGGCGGGGGGATACGCGGTGCTCTCCCAGTTCGTCGCGAGCGCCGTCTCCCCTGAAACCGCCCGTCGCATCCCCTCCGACCTGCCCGTCCTTTTCGTGTCGGGCGACGAGGACCCGGTGGGGGAACGCGGTCGGGGCGTGAGGCGCGCTGCGGCTCTGCTGGCGGATGCCGGCGTGCGCGACGTGCGCGTGAAGCTGTACGCCGGCGCGCGGCACGAACCCCACAACGACCACGTGCGCGCGCGGCTGTTCGCCGACGTGCTGGACTTTCTCGAGGAGAGGATCGATGGCTAA
- the glyA gene encoding serine hydroxymethyltransferase — protein MTLNYVPQTDPQVADALRQELSRQRGTIELIASENIVSPAVMEAMGTVLTNKYAEGYPGKRYYGGCEKVDIVENLAIERAKQLFGAEFANVQPHSGAQANYAAYAALIKPGDTVLGMSLDNGGHLTHGSKANFSGKLYNVIPYGLTADEQIDYDEMQRLAEQHRPQLIVAGASAYPRVIDFERIAAIARGVGALFMVDMAHIAGLVATGAHPSPVPHADVVTTTTHKTLRGPRGGLILTNSEELAKKLNSAVFPGSQGGPLMHVIAAKAVAFGEALQPSFSDYIARVVENCAAMGRGMTEGGLRLVTGGTDNHLCLVDLTPAGVTGKDAEKLLESVGLTVNKNTVPNEQLSPFVTSGIRVGTAAGTTRGFDADEFYQIGKFIAEAVFNAGNEAKLAEVKAGVDALIAAHPLYEGIEY, from the coding sequence ATGACGCTGAATTACGTACCACAGACGGACCCTCAGGTAGCCGACGCGTTGAGGCAGGAGCTTTCACGCCAGCGCGGCACGATCGAGCTGATCGCATCTGAGAACATCGTCTCACCAGCTGTCATGGAGGCTATGGGCACGGTTCTCACCAACAAGTACGCGGAGGGCTATCCGGGCAAGCGCTATTACGGCGGATGCGAGAAGGTCGATATCGTCGAGAACCTGGCCATCGAGCGCGCAAAGCAGCTGTTCGGCGCCGAGTTCGCCAACGTTCAGCCCCATTCGGGCGCCCAGGCGAACTACGCGGCCTACGCGGCGCTCATCAAGCCCGGCGACACCGTTTTGGGCATGAGCCTGGACAACGGGGGGCACCTCACCCACGGCTCCAAGGCGAACTTCTCGGGCAAGCTGTACAACGTTATCCCCTACGGCCTCACCGCCGACGAGCAGATCGACTACGACGAGATGCAGCGCTTGGCCGAGCAGCATAGGCCCCAGCTCATCGTGGCGGGCGCCTCGGCCTACCCCCGCGTGATCGATTTCGAGCGCATCGCGGCGATCGCGCGCGGCGTCGGCGCCCTGTTCATGGTCGATATGGCTCATATCGCCGGCCTGGTGGCGACGGGCGCGCATCCCAGCCCCGTCCCGCATGCCGACGTGGTCACCACCACGACGCACAAGACCCTGCGCGGCCCGCGCGGCGGCCTCATCCTCACGAACAGCGAGGAGCTGGCCAAAAAGCTCAACTCCGCCGTGTTCCCCGGATCCCAGGGCGGCCCGCTCATGCACGTCATCGCCGCCAAGGCCGTCGCCTTCGGCGAGGCTTTGCAGCCGTCGTTTTCCGACTACATCGCCCGCGTGGTCGAGAACTGCGCGGCTATGGGCCGCGGCATGACCGAAGGGGGCCTGCGCCTCGTGACGGGCGGCACGGACAACCATCTGTGCCTGGTCGACCTGACCCCGGCGGGCGTGACCGGCAAGGACGCCGAGAAGCTCCTGGAATCGGTGGGCCTGACGGTGAACAAGAACACCGTCCCCAACGAGCAGCTCTCCCCGTTCGTCACGTCGGGCATTCGCGTGGGCACCGCCGCGGGCACGACGCGCGGCTTCGATGCCGACGAGTTCTACCAGATCGGGAAGTTCATCGCCGAGGCGGTGTTCAACGCCGGGAACGAAGCCAAGCTCGCCGAGGTCAAAGCGGGCGTCGATGCGCTCATCGCCGCGCATCCCCTGTACGAGGGCATCGAGTACTAG
- a CDS encoding MarR family winged helix-turn-helix transcriptional regulator, whose product MSEAVVDDFPLSPEERLKLGNQLCFPLYAAAKEVVRRYTPLLDLLGLTYTQYLTMMVLWEKETVSVSELGAELYLDSGTLTPLLKKMESKGLITRRRSSADERRVEVAVTEEGAALREKALGVPPQMASCMDLDADEAALLGSLLHKLLDNVRESERE is encoded by the coding sequence ATGTCCGAAGCAGTGGTCGACGATTTCCCCCTGAGCCCCGAAGAGAGGCTCAAACTGGGAAACCAGCTGTGCTTTCCCCTCTATGCCGCCGCGAAGGAAGTGGTGCGCCGCTACACCCCCCTGCTCGACCTGCTGGGCCTGACCTACACGCAGTACCTGACGATGATGGTTCTCTGGGAGAAGGAGACCGTCTCGGTAAGCGAGCTGGGCGCCGAGCTGTACCTTGACTCCGGCACGCTCACGCCGCTTCTGAAGAAGATGGAGTCGAAGGGCCTCATCACGCGTCGCCGCAGCAGCGCCGACGAACGCCGGGTGGAAGTGGCCGTCACCGAAGAGGGCGCCGCTCTGCGCGAGAAGGCGCTGGGCGTTCCGCCGCAGATGGCCTCGTGCATGGACCTCGACGCCGACGAGGCGGCCCTTCTGGGCTCTCTGCTGCACAAGCTGCTGGACAACGTGCGCGAATCCGAGCGCGAGTAG
- a CDS encoding NAD(P)/FAD-dependent oxidoreductase, which translates to MIEVSNVSLPLDAGLPGAERLVRRALSRALACRTSDIASFELLKRSVDARRKSDVHFIASFAVALADSDLERRLASGERKPARGVRVKVHEPYERMRIPRFPQTGGASGGASGMDRPDGAGGAPRPIVVGFGPAGMFAALYLAEAGLRPLVIERGSSIERRRAAVDAFDAGGPLDTGTNIQFGEGGAGTFSDGKLTTGTKSPIARHILRWLIDAGAPEEIWWQAKPHVGTDKLASVVRRLRERIVSLGGEVRFDARLSDWRIEDGSLRSVAVEDAATGSTEVIAADQLILACGHSARDTFRLVRDSGARMERKAFSIGVRIEHPQHAVDFSQYGRACAHPALGAADYKLVAHLPSGRSVYTFCMCPGGTVVCAASEEGGVVVNGMSRFARDEANANSALLVSVSPDDFGEGDVLAGVDLQRRVERAAFDLARAAGGDAYQAPAQTVGDFLACSHDPSHACAPSRTVEPSYARGVVWCDLHGCLPPFATRALAEALPLLDRKLGGFASPDAVMTGVETRSSSPVRIVRDERFQASFRGSEAESGVYPAGEGPGYAGGIMSAAVDGVRVAQALARHRSDRYGIDIERLPVSFGRGAQG; encoded by the coding sequence ATGATCGAAGTTTCCAACGTCTCGCTTCCCCTCGATGCGGGATTGCCCGGCGCAGAGCGCCTGGTGCGGCGCGCGCTTTCCCGTGCGCTTGCCTGCAGGACCTCCGATATCGCTTCGTTCGAGCTGCTGAAGCGCAGCGTCGACGCGCGCAGGAAAAGCGACGTCCACTTCATCGCCTCGTTCGCAGTCGCCCTGGCCGATTCCGACTTGGAGCGCCGCCTGGCGTCGGGCGAGCGGAAGCCGGCGCGCGGCGTGCGCGTCAAGGTCCACGAGCCCTACGAGCGCATGCGCATCCCCCGTTTCCCGCAGACGGGCGGCGCGTCCGGCGGCGCTTCGGGCATGGATCGTCCTGACGGGGCCGGTGGCGCGCCCCGCCCGATCGTGGTGGGGTTCGGTCCTGCGGGCATGTTCGCGGCGCTGTACCTGGCCGAGGCGGGCCTGCGGCCTCTGGTGATCGAGCGCGGCTCGAGCATCGAGCGGCGCAGGGCGGCGGTTGACGCGTTCGACGCGGGCGGCCCCCTCGATACGGGGACGAACATCCAGTTCGGGGAAGGGGGAGCGGGGACATTTTCCGACGGGAAGCTCACCACGGGAACGAAGAGCCCGATCGCCCGCCATATACTGCGCTGGCTCATCGACGCGGGCGCTCCCGAGGAGATCTGGTGGCAAGCGAAGCCCCATGTGGGAACCGATAAGCTGGCATCGGTCGTGCGCCGATTGCGCGAGCGCATCGTCTCGCTGGGCGGGGAGGTGCGCTTCGATGCGCGCCTGTCGGACTGGCGCATCGAGGACGGTTCGCTGCGCAGCGTCGCAGTCGAGGACGCGGCAACCGGATCGACCGAGGTGATCGCCGCCGACCAGCTGATCCTCGCGTGCGGGCACTCGGCCCGCGACACTTTCCGGCTGGTGCGCGATTCGGGCGCGCGCATGGAGCGCAAGGCGTTCTCCATCGGCGTGCGCATCGAGCATCCGCAACATGCCGTCGACTTCTCCCAGTACGGGAGGGCCTGCGCGCATCCTGCGCTGGGCGCCGCCGACTACAAGCTGGTCGCGCACCTTCCCAGCGGGCGCAGCGTCTACACCTTCTGCATGTGCCCCGGAGGCACGGTGGTGTGCGCCGCGAGCGAGGAAGGGGGCGTGGTGGTCAACGGCATGAGCCGGTTCGCCCGCGACGAGGCTAACGCCAACAGCGCCCTTCTGGTGTCGGTGTCCCCCGATGATTTCGGCGAGGGGGACGTGCTGGCGGGCGTCGATCTGCAGCGGCGCGTGGAGCGCGCGGCGTTCGATCTCGCGCGCGCGGCCGGCGGGGATGCCTACCAGGCTCCCGCCCAGACGGTGGGCGATTTCCTGGCCTGCTCGCATGATCCTTCGCACGCGTGCGCCCCTTCGCGCACGGTGGAGCCCTCGTACGCGCGCGGCGTGGTGTGGTGCGATCTGCACGGGTGCCTGCCTCCGTTCGCGACGCGCGCCCTGGCCGAAGCGCTTCCGCTGCTCGATCGCAAGCTGGGCGGGTTCGCAAGCCCCGACGCGGTGATGACCGGGGTGGAGACGCGCAGCTCCAGCCCGGTGCGCATCGTGCGCGACGAGCGCTTCCAGGCGTCGTTTCGCGGGTCCGAGGCGGAAAGCGGCGTGTATCCGGCGGGCGAGGGGCCGGGGTACGCGGGCGGCATCATGAGCGCGGCGGTGGACGGCGTGCGCGTCGCCCAGGCGCTCGCCCGCCATCGCTCGGACCGGTACGGAATCGATATCGAGCGCCTTCCCGTGTCGTTCGGCCGGGGCGCCCAAGGATAG
- a CDS encoding Crp/Fnr family transcriptional regulator, translating into MGSTEEFIATTPLFRGIASDEVESMLGCLGARRKRYPKGAYLLHRGDRTSSLGLVLSGAVVMQAVDVWGNTSILGRASRGSVFAETYAAVKDEPLMVDVVALEECEVLFLNVERILTTCSSTCAHHALISRNLLAIFAQKNLALSRRAFAAAPKTIRGKLLAYLSFEAGRCGSDEFTIPFNRQELADYLGVDRSAMSAELGRMQKEGILETQRSRFKLLDADRVRNM; encoded by the coding sequence ATGGGATCGACCGAGGAGTTCATAGCGACTACGCCTCTGTTCAGGGGGATTGCATCAGACGAGGTGGAGTCCATGCTGGGATGCCTGGGCGCGCGCCGCAAACGCTACCCGAAGGGCGCGTATCTGCTGCATCGGGGCGATCGGACGTCGTCTTTGGGCTTGGTCCTGTCGGGGGCGGTGGTGATGCAGGCCGTCGACGTGTGGGGCAATACCAGCATCCTGGGCCGCGCGTCGCGCGGCAGCGTGTTCGCCGAAACCTACGCCGCGGTGAAAGACGAGCCGCTGATGGTGGATGTGGTGGCGCTCGAAGAGTGCGAGGTCCTGTTCCTGAACGTCGAGCGCATCCTCACCACCTGCTCCAGCACGTGCGCCCACCACGCGCTCATCTCGCGCAACCTGCTGGCCATATTCGCGCAGAAGAACCTCGCCCTGTCGCGCCGCGCCTTTGCGGCAGCTCCCAAAACGATTCGGGGCAAGCTTTTGGCGTACCTGTCGTTCGAGGCGGGCCGCTGCGGATCCGACGAGTTCACCATTCCGTTCAACCGCCAGGAACTTGCCGATTACCTGGGAGTCGATCGCTCGGCGATGTCGGCCGAGCTGGGGCGGATGCAAAAAGAGGGGATCCTGGAAACCCAGCGGTCGCGCTTCAAACTGCTCGACGCCGATCGTGTGAGAAATATGTAG